The window AAGTATAGATATTACTGAtaagtgtttttattattttagatggATTGCTTGGAGGAAATTTTCTTAAATCCAAATGCGCCGGAAGGTGTAAATGACGAGTTTGTGTACGAAGAGCCTGATGACGAATTTGAATCCCCAGATGTCCGTGCTGAATTTGATTACGATCACGATGTTTTTTATACCAAGGAGGTATGTATATAAtccaaccttttcattttttgtgttgttattttgtgagtaattgtattttgttattattcattagatttgttgctataaaagtatgtaagaaaactaattattaaaactacggataaaaaattgtttataaaaacatattaaaaaatgtacgtaaaaatgtagattaacaaaagctattgaaaaattgttaaaaaaagtgtataaaaaagtgtattataaaaaagtgtataaaaagtgtattataaaaaagtgtataagaaagtggattataaaaaagtatataaaatagtgtattaaaaataatgtattataaaaaagtgcatataaaatctaattataaaaaagtatataaaaaagtaaaattaaaagtgtataaaaagtgtattaaaaaagtgtataaaatatttcaggTGTTTGACACACACATAGATTTGGTAGACTGGGCTCAAAGAACGGCAAAggagcttggttatgtgttagtAACACGAAGATCAAATGCCACAAAAGGCGGAGAAGTTAAAAAGGTGGTCCTTATTTGCAACCGtggtgaaaaaaaaagataagcgGTCAACCGGGGCACCCAAAGGGAGTACCAAAATTGACTGTCCATTCAAATTGGTAGGCCGTCTGACAAAGGACCATAGTTGTTGGGTTGAAGTTATAGATCACCGACATAACCATCCATCAGCTCGTAATTTGGAAGGTATTGCGTACGCAAGACGACTAACCGATGTTCAAAAAGAATGTGTGGACGAAAAGGCGTTGCTAGGTTTTGGGCCAAATAGCATAAGGGACCAATTGAAGGATGCATTTCCCGGCAACTTGACCCGTTCACAAGACATTTCTAACTACCTGCGGCAACACCGGCTAAAGCACGCCCAACAACGAGGGGAAACTCGAATGCAGGTGAAATAAGAAACATACCTGCATGTGGATCGTAtaactatatgtttatttttttaaaaaatacgaCTTCCTTATACTTTGGTTGTTTACCCGTTGCAGATCGTGCTCCAATTACTATCTGATCATCAGTACACGACGGATAGCAAAACCGGATGTTTGACCAATCTCTTTTTCGTAcatcctacatcacttgacATATGGCGTGCATTTCCTTGGATCATTGAAATAGACGTCACGTATAAAACCAACGTTTACAACATGCCGCTTGTTGAGATTGTGGGTGTCACTCTAACTGGCAAGACATTCAGCATTGCGCACGCACTTATTGAAAATGAGCAACATGCGGCATACACATGGGTGTTACAGTGCTTGAGATCGACGCTCGAAGAAGGGTTCGTCGTGCGTGTGGCACTCACTGATCAGGATCTGGCCCTCATGAAAGCGGTTAAGGATGTCATGCCGGAAACGAAGCTGATACTGTGTAGAATACACATTTGGAGGAATATTGAGTTACATGCCAACCCATCGTTTGGGTCAAAAAAAGATTATGGTTCGTTTAGACACCGGTGGGATAAACTCGTAAAGCCAATCACGGTTAAAGAATACGCAGAGAATGAGCAGTGGCTAAAAGTATTCTTGGCAGATAAACCAAGTATATACATCCCGTCCCCATACTGTTTTTATGATAACGCTTACGATGTAACCATGTAGCtaaatcactttttattttcctgCAGATCTTTATAAGTATCTACAAATACAGTGGCTTGCCTCGTACAAGGAGTTATTTGTGTCATGTTGGGTCGACCAACACCGCAACTAtcgtaactacactaccaacagGGTTGAGAGCGAGCATTCTTTGCTGAAGTCAGTTATGCATCAAAAGCGGCTTACGTTCCACAGAATCGTTGAATGTGTTAACTCTGTTGTCAGCGGGAAATACACCGAAATAAAGGGGTCACTGGAACATTGCAGGCAgtacaatcaaaataaacacaactaTCCCTGTTTAAAGGATTTGCTCGGTAAAGCCTCCCATGTAGCCTTGCAAATTATGGTTGACGAAATTGATCGATTGAAAAATACACTAAAAGGGGACGTGTCAAAGTGCGGGTGTACAGTATGGGCTAGCTGTGGCTTGCCATGTAGTTGTCGACTTCTAACATACATGCAGGAACGTAAGTACAGTTCATTCAAATACAAATGGtccattttacttaaaaatacttaatgtaatatttttattcctGCAGGAAGGCGTGttcaagaatatgagatagaTGCATTTTGGTGCAGGCTCGATATAAACCCGTCCACCTGCCTGCCTGGAAATGTGAAGAAAGACTCGGATGATGACGAGCCTGTTGAGGACTTTTGTGGCGAGGTTACTACTGCCTTGGAACGACAACCCATAAAACAAAGGAAAAGCTTGATGTCAAAAATAAAGGACCTCATCTATCCGGGTCGGTCCAAAATCAAGGATCCGGAGGTCCAAAAGAAAACACGTGGTAGACCTGTTGGGTCAAAGAAAAAGGTATATTATTATAGTCTAGCAaattattaattgttaaatactaTACGGGTATACATCTAACttaattattcattcattcattgcaGATGCCAGACTTGAACGTATCACCTCcgatgccaccaccaccaaagatGAAAAAGTCGAGGTCCGTGCACGTGACAATACCTAAGTATCCGGATACCGCACCAGACTTAGGCTCATGCTACAGAGACTTTCAGGCGGCGAGACACAGTGACCATGTGCCCACGCAGTCACGTTTCGCGGAGCGTGACACCGAATTACGGGAGGACACCGGTGATTATATTGATGAGTTGATCCGATCGTCACAATTTTCAGCAGCAGGGCCGAGTAATGAGCCTACAACCGAACCCTCATTCTTAGATCAGTTGTTCGGCGCAGCCGAACCCGCGTACTATCCTGTGCCACCAACAGCACCAACAGGCGTAGTGGATCAGTTCTTCAGTGCCGAGACTTATTTTCCTGCAGGTCCTAGCACTCCGATGCCAGCTGCACCATCATCGTACTTTGATTTTTTCACTACGCCCACACAACCTTCGATGCCACCAGCACCATCACCTCCGATGCCACCAGCACCAGCACCATCACCAATATCTCCCATATCAGCTGAGCAGCAATTGGCTGCTCTACCAGTACCACCACCTAACACTCGCCCACTGCAGACGACGGGTATAAAGGGTTACCTTGATGACATACCGAATGTATTTAGACCATACGTCAAGGGGATTATTAATGTCAGTGGTGATGGCAATTGTGGATTCCGGGCACTTGCTGTTGCATTGGGGTACGATGAAAACGAAGGTTACGAGTGGATCCGACTACATATGCTGGCCGAGTATGAAAACAACAAACAATTCTACAATGAACTAACAAGATGGGGACAGGCTGAAGCGAGGTTTTTTGAAGGGTTATCAAGGTCTTATGTAGGGGTGTTTAGACCAACTGGCTACTGGATGCACATGACTATGGGGGCCATGTTGTTGTCCAACAGGATGGGTATAGAAATTAACTGTTTATCTACTGCCGCCAGTTGGACTTCGTTCCCATTTACCTATGGTCCTGATGAGATGCCTAGGACAGAGCCCATATCAATAGCATTAGTACATGGTCACGGTCACTATATCATGGTGCAGTTGGAAGGTGACTACCCGATGGCCCCGGAGATCGCATATTGGGTACAGGATCGTGTAAGGCCTCCCGTGAGCAAATGGAAAGATTTGTACTGACACCCCAGTTAGCCtacaatagatatatagatgcaaCAAAACCTCCTCCCATCTATATGGGAACAGTGGACTCATCTGATTAGGATTGtaataaagttttttgttttttgttatgcccgtttttttttgttctttttttttttattaaagaaaacttGGGGTGTTACTTCATAACTTTATCATCTTTTTACTTGCTatattacttttaataatataataatactacgaaatttggggtgttacatttttgCAAACCGGATAGTCCACCATCATTATAAACAAACTgtacacaaataataaaaatgtccatatcaaatacaaataataaaaatgtacataacaaactgtatttataaaaatgtccaTACTTcgtacaaataaaaaaagtctAATCACCGGAACCGTCGTCGTCCTCACCGGCATTATCATCACCCACACCTGGTCCGGATACAGAGCCTGTTCCACTAAAAATTCCACTCATATCCGACAAGCTACCAAATTCCCCTGATGGAGGTCCATAATGCGCCGATGTCCCATCCCATAACTGGCGGGGGTCGAAATACTCATCACCAGGCTGGTTCAAGTCAACATAGTAGCCGGAAGGTTGGGATCCAGAGGGGCCGGAGGAGGATCCAGACGGGACAGAATACGATCCAGATTGGCCTTCCGGAGGTCCATAATGTGGTTGCGGCAACTCAACAGGGAAATCATGGGATCCGAAACCCCTAAGAATCCTCACTAGTCCGCGCTGATGTCCCGATCGCGATCCAAATGCTTCCGGGAACAACTGGGTTGGAGGTGTCGGTGCAGGATCCTGTGAATGTCTCACCTGCGCAGCTTCCAGAAGGGACTGCATATAAATAGTAAgttaagtttaataaatggagcagtaattaaaagtaatttaactTAAAGTTATGTATCTACCGCAACTTCCGGAGGTTGTAGTCTGTGGGTTGCCGCCCAAGTCGACTCCCACGTGGGCGGTGGCCCCTCCTTCTTTTCGTTATGGTGCTTGGCCTGCAAACAAGTCAAATAATTagcataaaaaaaacacaagaattgtatacttttgttaaaaccaaacGTACCAACGCCCGATCGTGGGCAAGAGAAATAGATCGCCGACCTTGAGTCCCCACCGCCTGTTTGGACCGGTTTGTCTTGTTTGTCTCGGCCCGCTTGACCTGGTCATCCCTCGTATAGAAACGCAATAGTTTTCCCCACTCTTCCGGGTCCATACCAGCTGGCGGTGCTGTCTGCAGGGTATCTGCTGCACCTACACCCCCCCGTGCTGTAAAATGCTgagatttgaattttgactttctCTGCCTATATATGCTAGCTGCATCAGCACGGAAAGCCTGTTTTGCTGCCTTCCGGGTGGGGTCGTCCCCATCAAGCTCTAAGTACTGGTCCATCGCAAACCAGCGCTACATTGTTTACAAATACAAGTTAGCATTTTCGAGG is drawn from Erigeron canadensis isolate Cc75 chromosome 9, C_canadensis_v1, whole genome shotgun sequence and contains these coding sequences:
- the LOC122580891 gene encoding uncharacterized protein LOC122580891, producing the protein MDCLEEIFLNPNAPEGVNDEFVYEEPDDEFESPDVRAEFDYDHDVFYTKEVFDTHIDLVDWAQRTAKELGYVLVTRRSNATKGGEVKKVVLICNRGEKKR